In the genome of Limnobaculum zhutongyuii, one region contains:
- a CDS encoding AsmA family protein codes for MSRTGKVLSWTGGVIVVVIVAALIFLATFDLNRLKPTINEKVTAELHRPFAIRGDLGVNWQRQPDETGWRSWIPWPMLHAEDIILGNPPQIPGDNMVTLQRVEALISPLSLLHKELYIQRIWLKQPYASIQRLANGDNNWTFAPAKTEPSTPPSSWSVNINDIVFDSGKVDFKDATLKADIHAVIDPLGKPLSFSEVTGNGGEQPQNNVPEYVLGWKIEGKYKGEPLKGSGKVGGMLSLKSADRPFPVQADVSSGTTRIALAGTLTDPMNLGALDLQLKLSGRSLGNLYGITGVLLPNTPAYSTNGRLIAHVHAEGGATFDYQDFNGKIGSSDIHGSLKYTASKPRPVLKGELVSKQLLFADLAPLIGADSNQQKKQRGEKSLQPADKVLPVEPFETKSWDVMDADVKFTAKYIEHGKSLPVNNLYTHLILNNGEILMDPLRFGVAGGSLNSTIRLDGSKSPMQGKVDMHARRFQLKQLLPDVEMMKNSRGQINGDASLTGRGNSVAALLGSSSGDLRVLMNEGMISRGLMEILGLNVGNYLVSQIFGDDEVKINCVAADVNIRGGLASPRLLVFDTENAIINVTGQTNFATERLDLSIDPQSKGMRLLTLRSPLYVKGTFKNPQPGVEAAPLIARGAAAVALGVVVAPAAALLALVSPSEGEENQCGQVLRQMKDQPKGKSAAVKKGAKAK; via the coding sequence ATGAGCAGAACAGGAAAAGTCCTGAGCTGGACGGGTGGGGTTATTGTTGTTGTTATCGTTGCAGCCCTGATCTTTTTGGCGACCTTTGACCTGAATCGTCTGAAACCAACCATTAATGAGAAAGTTACCGCTGAGTTGCACCGGCCGTTTGCCATTCGCGGTGATTTAGGGGTTAACTGGCAGCGTCAACCGGATGAAACGGGCTGGCGGAGCTGGATTCCCTGGCCAATGCTGCATGCGGAAGATATTATTTTAGGCAATCCGCCGCAGATCCCCGGTGATAATATGGTGACCTTACAGCGCGTTGAGGCATTGATATCACCGTTATCTTTACTGCATAAAGAACTTTATATTCAGCGTATCTGGCTGAAGCAGCCCTATGCATCCATTCAGCGTTTAGCCAATGGCGATAATAACTGGACCTTCGCTCCCGCAAAAACAGAACCTTCCACACCTCCTTCAAGCTGGTCAGTGAATATTAACGATATTGTGTTTGATAGCGGTAAGGTAGATTTTAAAGATGCCACCCTGAAAGCGGATATTCATGCGGTTATCGACCCCTTAGGCAAGCCTCTTTCTTTTAGCGAAGTCACCGGAAACGGAGGTGAACAGCCGCAAAATAACGTGCCGGAGTATGTATTAGGCTGGAAAATAGAGGGTAAATACAAAGGAGAGCCGCTGAAGGGCAGCGGCAAAGTGGGTGGTATGTTATCCCTGAAAAGTGCCGACCGGCCATTTCCGGTACAGGCTGATGTAAGTTCCGGCACCACGCGAATTGCCCTGGCGGGAACACTAACGGACCCGATGAATCTTGGTGCGTTAGATTTACAACTTAAGTTGTCAGGACGGAGTTTGGGTAATCTGTACGGTATTACCGGCGTGTTGCTACCCAATACTCCCGCCTATTCAACCAATGGTCGTTTGATTGCTCATGTTCATGCAGAAGGTGGCGCTACTTTCGATTATCAGGATTTCAACGGCAAGATTGGCAGCAGCGATATTCACGGTAGCCTGAAATATACCGCCAGCAAACCCCGCCCAGTGCTGAAAGGGGAATTAGTCTCCAAGCAGCTACTTTTTGCTGATTTGGCGCCGCTAATTGGTGCAGACTCTAATCAGCAGAAAAAGCAGCGGGGCGAGAAGAGCCTTCAGCCAGCCGATAAAGTATTACCGGTAGAACCGTTCGAAACCAAAAGCTGGGATGTAATGGATGCGGACGTGAAGTTCACGGCTAAGTACATCGAACACGGTAAATCATTGCCGGTAAACAATTTGTATACCCATCTGATATTAAATAACGGTGAGATCCTGATGGATCCTCTGCGCTTTGGCGTGGCGGGTGGCAGTCTGAATTCGACTATTCGGCTGGATGGCAGTAAAAGCCCAATGCAGGGAAAGGTTGATATGCATGCCCGACGCTTTCAACTGAAACAGCTTTTACCGGACGTAGAGATGATGAAAAACAGCCGTGGGCAAATCAACGGCGATGCCAGCTTAACCGGTCGGGGTAATTCCGTGGCTGCGCTGTTAGGCAGCAGCAGCGGTGATTTACGCGTGTTGATGAACGAAGGCATGATTAGCCGGGGCCTGATGGAGATCCTTGGTCTGAACGTGGGTAATTATCTGGTTTCACAAATCTTTGGTGATGATGAAGTGAAGATTAACTGCGTGGCGGCGGACGTGAATATTCGTGGTGGTCTCGCCTCCCCACGTTTGCTGGTGTTTGATACCGAAAACGCCATTATTAACGTTACCGGCCAGACCAATTTTGCCACCGAACGGTTGGATTTATCTATCGACCCACAAAGCAAAGGTATGCGCTTACTCACGCTGCGCTCTCCGCTGTATGTGAAAGGTACCTTTAAGAATCCTCAACCGGGAGTCGAAGCCGCACCGTTGATTGCACGGGGTGCTGCGGCAGTAGCTTTAGGTGTGGTTGTTGCGCCAGCTGCGGCGTTACTGGCGCTGGTGTCGCCAAGCGAAGGGGAAGAGAATCAGTGTGGGCAAGTACTGAGACAGATGAAGGATCAGCCAAAGGGTAAATCAGCAGCGGTAAAGAAAGGCGCTAAAGCTAAGTAG
- the cfa gene encoding cyclopropane fatty acyl phospholipid synthase, with protein sequence MSSSCIEDVSTQDNPWYRIISELLQLADVEINGSRPFDIKVHHPQFFKRVVQQGSLGLGESYMDGWWDCQRPDMLFHRILRSGLDKKVPHHIKDFLRITTARLINLQSKHRAWMVGKKHYDLGNDLFNQILDPYMQYSCGYWKEADTLEQAQQAKLKMICEKLQLKPGMTLLDIGCGWGGLSAYAAKNYGVSVEGVTISAEQQKLAQQRCAGLDVTILLEDYRDLHNHYDRIVSVGMFEHVGPKNYHTYFDVVARNLKPNGLFLLHTIGSKQTKVNVDPWIHKYIFPNGCLPSVTNIAQNSEKHFVMEDLHNFGADYDRTLMAWYKGFIQGWSELSGKYDERFKRMFTYYLNACAGAFRARDIQLWQILFSPKGVEGGIRVPR encoded by the coding sequence ATGAGCTCATCATGTATTGAAGATGTCAGCACTCAGGATAATCCGTGGTATCGAATTATCAGTGAGTTACTACAGCTGGCTGATGTTGAAATTAACGGTTCACGCCCGTTTGATATTAAAGTTCACCACCCGCAGTTCTTCAAACGCGTAGTGCAACAAGGTTCCCTCGGTCTGGGTGAAAGCTATATGGACGGATGGTGGGACTGTCAGCGTCCCGATATGCTATTTCATCGTATCCTGCGTTCCGGGCTGGATAAGAAAGTCCCTCACCATATTAAAGATTTCCTGCGTATCACCACCGCCCGTCTGATTAATCTGCAGTCAAAACATCGCGCCTGGATGGTCGGCAAAAAACATTATGATTTGGGTAACGATTTGTTTAACCAGATCCTCGATCCTTATATGCAATACTCCTGTGGTTACTGGAAAGAGGCAGATACGCTGGAACAGGCCCAGCAGGCCAAACTGAAAATGATTTGTGAAAAACTTCAGCTAAAGCCGGGAATGACTCTGCTGGATATTGGCTGTGGCTGGGGTGGATTATCCGCCTATGCGGCGAAAAACTATGGTGTTTCGGTAGAGGGGGTAACCATCTCTGCTGAACAGCAAAAGCTGGCTCAACAGCGTTGTGCCGGGCTGGATGTGACTATTTTGTTGGAAGATTACCGCGACTTGCATAATCATTACGACAGGATTGTTTCGGTAGGAATGTTTGAGCACGTTGGGCCGAAAAACTATCACACCTATTTTGATGTGGTTGCGCGCAACCTGAAACCAAACGGGCTGTTTTTACTGCATACCATTGGTTCGAAACAGACCAAGGTGAATGTCGACCCGTGGATCCATAAATATATCTTCCCTAATGGCTGCCTGCCGTCAGTAACCAATATTGCGCAAAACAGCGAAAAGCATTTTGTCATGGAAGACCTGCATAACTTCGGTGCTGACTACGACCGAACGCTGATGGCCTGGTACAAAGGATTTATTCAGGGATGGAGCGAGCTTTCAGGCAAGTATGATGAACGTTTTAAACGTATGTTTACTTACTATCTGAATGCCTGCGCTGGCGCTTTCCGGGCCAGAGATATTCAGCTGTGGCAAATTCTGTTCAGCCCTAAAGGCGTTGAGGGAGGGATCCGCGTTCCTCGCTAA
- a CDS encoding diaminopimelate dehydrogenase produces MTKKIRAAVVGYGNIGKYAIEALNAADDFEIAGVVRRSAGEPLAELAAYQVVDDIDKLDNVDVAILCSPTRAIKQVAQKILAKGINTVDSFDVHSQIVDLKNTLDPIAKANNTVSVVAAGWDPGSDSIVRTLMLAMAPKGITYTNFGPGMSMGHSVAARAIPGVKEALSVTVPMGTGVHRRLVYIELEQGADFATVEKTLKADDYFASDETHVKQVDCVDNLKDMGHGVHLTHKGVSGETQNQLFEYSMRINNPALTSQFLVSAARATTKLSSGAYTVIEVAPIHFLQGETDKLIERLV; encoded by the coding sequence ATGACTAAAAAAATTAGAGCGGCCGTTGTCGGCTATGGAAATATTGGTAAATATGCGATTGAAGCCCTGAACGCGGCAGATGATTTTGAAATTGCCGGAGTAGTACGCCGCAGCGCGGGTGAACCACTGGCAGAGCTGGCCGCTTATCAGGTAGTGGATGACATTGATAAGTTAGACAATGTTGATGTGGCGATTCTTTGCTCACCAACCCGGGCGATAAAACAAGTGGCTCAGAAAATTCTGGCGAAAGGTATCAACACCGTAGACAGTTTTGACGTTCACTCTCAGATTGTTGATTTAAAAAATACGCTGGACCCTATCGCTAAAGCCAACAATACGGTATCCGTTGTGGCAGCGGGCTGGGATCCGGGCTCTGACTCTATTGTGCGTACCCTGATGCTGGCGATGGCGCCAAAAGGGATCACCTATACCAACTTTGGTCCGGGTATGAGCATGGGGCACTCAGTGGCTGCCAGAGCGATTCCTGGGGTTAAAGAGGCGCTATCGGTAACGGTACCAATGGGAACCGGCGTGCATCGCCGCCTGGTTTATATTGAGCTGGAGCAGGGTGCTGATTTTGCCACGGTAGAGAAAACGTTAAAGGCCGATGACTATTTTGCCTCAGACGAAACTCACGTTAAGCAGGTTGATTGCGTTGATAACCTGAAAGATATGGGGCACGGCGTGCATTTAACCCATAAAGGAGTATCGGGTGAGACTCAAAATCAACTGTTTGAATATTCCATGCGCATCAACAACCCGGCGCTGACCTCGCAGTTTTTAGTTTCTGCTGCCCGGGCGACCACTAAATTAAGCAGCGGTGCCTATACGGTAATTGAAGTGGCTCCAATCCATTTCCTGCAAGGGGAAACGGATAAACTGATTGAGCGTCTGGTGTAA
- a CDS encoding MATE family efflux transporter yields the protein MHHHDVTERSLFSLSWPIFIDLFLHFSTLLINIYMVSQVSTAYLAAMGPGNLVFDMCITIFSFISVGCSVVIAQYLGARHMDMAKKAIHISIAFNFVLGLFCAGAIFFFGYKALNIMNMPEHLMTDGFNYLHILGICLIPEAVSLILAACLRVYGKSKAAMYVTLIVNIITIIGNILALYVFDAGLVGVAWSTVFGRVICIILLACLLNYGLRIRFEMKLFFHWSKDQLGKILRIGLPAAGENMVWILQYMTANAFIGLMGETSLAAQTLYFQIALFVMLFGISVSIGNEIFVGHLVGAKRFEDAYRQTFRSLKLGVGVTILVVIGFWLADVHILHFLSKDDGINKLLLPLFLLSVFLEPGRTFNIVMVNALRASGDATFPLYTAIFFMWCVSIPVGYFLGITMEMGLVGIWIGFMCDEWLRGLANTWRWKSRKWQAKRLNI from the coding sequence ATGCATCACCATGATGTTACAGAGCGCTCATTATTTTCTCTGAGCTGGCCGATATTTATCGATCTGTTTTTACACTTTTCGACGCTGCTGATTAATATCTATATGGTCAGCCAGGTGTCTACCGCCTATCTTGCTGCGATGGGGCCCGGTAACCTGGTTTTCGATATGTGTATTACCATATTCAGCTTTATCAGCGTTGGGTGTAGCGTTGTTATTGCTCAGTATCTGGGTGCTCGCCATATGGATATGGCAAAGAAAGCGATTCATATTTCCATTGCGTTTAACTTTGTACTCGGTCTGTTCTGTGCGGGGGCCATCTTCTTCTTTGGTTACAAAGCGCTAAATATCATGAATATGCCGGAGCATCTGATGACAGATGGCTTCAACTATCTGCATATTCTGGGTATTTGTCTGATCCCCGAAGCAGTTTCGTTGATTCTGGCTGCCTGTTTGCGGGTATATGGCAAATCTAAAGCCGCCATGTACGTAACGCTGATTGTGAATATTATTACCATCATCGGTAATATTCTGGCGCTGTATGTCTTCGACGCTGGTCTGGTTGGCGTAGCCTGGTCAACGGTATTTGGTCGCGTTATCTGTATTATTCTGCTGGCCTGTTTATTAAATTACGGCTTACGCATTCGCTTTGAAATGAAACTCTTTTTCCACTGGTCTAAAGATCAACTGGGAAAAATTCTGCGCATTGGCTTACCGGCTGCCGGTGAGAATATGGTGTGGATTCTGCAATATATGACCGCCAACGCCTTTATCGGCCTGATGGGTGAAACCTCACTGGCGGCGCAAACCCTCTATTTTCAGATCGCGCTATTTGTCATGCTGTTTGGTATTTCCGTCAGTATCGGTAATGAAATCTTTGTTGGTCATCTGGTGGGAGCAAAACGCTTCGAGGACGCCTATCGTCAGACGTTCCGCAGCCTGAAGCTGGGGGTTGGGGTCACTATTCTGGTGGTCATCGGCTTCTGGCTGGCAGATGTGCATATTCTGCACTTCCTGTCGAAAGATGATGGAATTAATAAGCTGTTGCTGCCGCTGTTTTTACTTTCGGTATTCCTTGAGCCGGGCAGAACCTTCAATATCGTGATGGTGAACGCCCTGCGGGCATCAGGCGATGCTACTTTCCCGTTATATACCGCCATCTTCTTTATGTGGTGTGTCTCGATACCGGTGGGCTATTTCCTCGGTATTACCATGGAGATGGGCCTGGTAGGGATCTGGATCGGCTTTATGTGTGACGAATGGCTACGCGGGCTGGCTAACACCTGGCGCTGGAAATCAAGAAAGTGGCAGGCTAAACGACTCAATATTTAG
- a CDS encoding VOC family protein, with translation MVKFGYTIVYVDDVEKTLHFFNEAFNMKTRFLHDTGTYGELDTGETVLAFASHELGHGHFPDGYIPAGSSEKPLGIEIALVTKDVQTTHNAAIVYGSTELKAPTVMPWGQTVSYVRAPSGILLELCSPIS, from the coding sequence ATGGTTAAATTCGGATACACCATTGTCTATGTCGACGATGTTGAGAAAACGCTTCATTTCTTTAATGAAGCCTTCAATATGAAAACCCGCTTTCTGCATGATACCGGGACCTATGGCGAGCTGGATACCGGCGAAACCGTTCTGGCGTTTGCTTCTCATGAATTGGGCCATGGTCATTTCCCTGATGGCTATATACCCGCAGGCAGCTCAGAAAAACCGCTGGGTATTGAAATTGCGCTGGTGACAAAAGATGTTCAAACAACCCACAATGCCGCGATTGTTTATGGTTCTACCGAGCTAAAAGCACCAACGGTGATGCCCTGGGGGCAGACCGTCTCCTATGTCAGGGCGCCGTCCGGAATTCTGCTGGAATTATGTAGCCCGATATCCTGA
- a CDS encoding pirin family protein produces the protein MIYLRKADVRGHANHGWLDSWHSFSFADYYDPNFMGFSALRVINEDRVAPGQGFPTHPHKDMEILSYVLEGTIEHQDSMGNKERVPAGDFQIMSAGTGVRHSEYNPSDSEPLHFYQIWIIPDRKDITPRYEQKTFTAKHARQLVLSPDARDGSLKVYQDMELWRWALDAKETAEFSIKEGRRIWVQVVKGDVEINGVQASTSDGIALWDESTMNITVHSDSEILVFDLPKV, from the coding sequence ATGATTTATTTACGTAAAGCTGATGTACGCGGCCATGCTAATCATGGTTGGCTTGATAGCTGGCATAGTTTCTCTTTCGCTGATTACTACGATCCTAACTTTATGGGTTTCTCTGCACTGCGAGTGATCAATGAAGACAGAGTGGCACCGGGCCAGGGTTTCCCTACCCATCCACATAAAGATATGGAAATACTCTCTTATGTTCTGGAAGGTACTATTGAACATCAGGACAGTATGGGAAACAAAGAGCGCGTTCCTGCTGGTGATTTTCAGATTATGAGTGCCGGCACCGGCGTTCGCCACTCAGAATACAACCCGAGTGATAGCGAACCTCTGCACTTTTATCAGATCTGGATTATTCCCGATCGCAAGGACATTACGCCACGTTATGAGCAGAAGACCTTTACTGCAAAGCATGCGCGTCAGTTGGTCCTGTCTCCTGATGCCCGTGATGGTTCTTTAAAAGTTTATCAGGATATGGAGCTATGGCGCTGGGCGCTGGATGCCAAAGAGACAGCTGAATTCAGTATCAAAGAAGGACGTCGTATCTGGGTACAGGTGGTGAAAGGTGATGTAGAAATCAATGGTGTTCAAGCCTCAACTAGCGACGGTATCGCTCTGTGGGATGAATCAACCATGAATATCACTGTTCATAGCGATAGTGAGATTTTGGTATTTGATTTACCTAAAGTTTAA
- a CDS encoding HlyD family secretion protein, protein MSPDNNTISPTTTNTKINKNNKKKVFTLYILLLFIIGLSSFSYYWFCLKDYESTDDAFIDTNIAKVSAAVPGRVDRILVEDNQYVEAGSVLIELDARDYQNLLNKAIAAQNVALAQTPQLHNQIEALEANLKQTQANVKSAEAEYQRDKDDYDRYQKSQQTWSQSQLSMQHAAFKASAGRLDAARQSVIYNQALLNKGKAALEENNAQLKQLEVEIENAKLQLSYTKIIAPQSGHVTKRSVELGSYIDPGRTLLSVVSNNVWITANFKETQLANMRPGQEVEVAIDAYPQYKYSAKIDSIQRGTGPVFSMLPAENATGNYIKVVQRVPVKILFTDPRINDAEHPLSPGMSVVPNVHIK, encoded by the coding sequence ATGTCGCCCGACAACAACACAATATCGCCAACAACAACTAATACGAAAATAAACAAGAATAATAAGAAAAAAGTATTCACTCTTTATATATTATTGTTGTTTATCATCGGGCTGTCCTCCTTTAGTTATTACTGGTTTTGTCTGAAAGACTACGAAAGTACTGATGATGCCTTTATTGATACCAATATTGCGAAAGTGTCCGCCGCCGTACCCGGTCGGGTAGATCGCATTCTGGTGGAAGATAATCAATATGTGGAAGCGGGTAGCGTCTTGATTGAGCTTGATGCCCGTGACTATCAAAACCTGCTCAATAAGGCCATTGCCGCTCAGAATGTGGCATTAGCACAAACGCCACAGTTACATAATCAGATAGAAGCGCTGGAAGCCAATTTAAAACAGACTCAGGCCAACGTGAAATCAGCAGAGGCTGAGTATCAACGCGATAAAGATGATTATGACCGCTACCAAAAATCTCAGCAAACCTGGAGTCAGAGTCAGCTCAGTATGCAACATGCCGCGTTTAAAGCCAGTGCAGGTCGGTTAGATGCCGCACGCCAGTCGGTTATTTACAATCAGGCCTTGCTCAATAAAGGAAAAGCCGCACTGGAAGAGAACAATGCGCAACTAAAACAGCTGGAAGTCGAAATCGAGAATGCAAAACTGCAGCTGTCCTATACCAAAATTATTGCGCCACAGAGTGGGCATGTCACCAAGCGCAGCGTAGAGCTGGGAAGTTATATCGATCCGGGCAGAACCTTATTATCTGTGGTTTCTAACAACGTCTGGATAACGGCAAATTTTAAAGAGACTCAACTGGCCAATATGCGCCCGGGGCAAGAGGTGGAAGTGGCTATTGATGCCTATCCTCAATATAAATACAGCGCCAAAATAGACAGTATCCAGCGTGGAACAGGCCCGGTATTCAGTATGTTACCGGCAGAAAATGCCACCGGTAACTATATTAAAGTGGTTCAACGAGTACCGGTAAAAATCTTGTTTACCGACCCCAGAATTAATGACGCCGAGCATCCTTTGTCTCCCGGCATGTCGGTAGTGCCTAATGTCCACATCAAGTAA
- a CDS encoding DHA2 family efflux MFS transporter permease subunit — protein MSTSSNSSAAHLPRSAAGNRSPWLMAIIASIATFMELLDSTIANVSLYHISASLSVSYSESLWVLTSYIVANALVLPMSGWLSSTIGRKRYYMLSIAGFTIGSLLCSIATSIEFLILARVLQGLSGGGLAPVEQSMITDSFPIEKRPHAFALYGITILVAPAIGPFVGGWLTENMSWHWIFLINVPIGIVSLILSYYFIVEPPLLKEERKQRKLQKSNIDYVGISLVIIGFGTLQLFLDRYEINDGFSSSFICTMAVTAAVSLSFLVIWEWFHPQPIMDIRLLRHRNFTISSLIIFLIGFLSYSTTQVLPQMTQELFSYTAAIAGVMLGIGGLLVIIPMAIVGVITNKVAYPQWLVAIGLLGTAISTWHMSQMTLNVDFATFVWARLLQVIWFPVMLIPVSLLAYEGLPANKSNEAAAFAALMRNIGGSVGLTLMANMLHSRTNMHYSRISDRVTESVDLSVSLENIKEIAFAQARLLSYLDIFYLMAAVCLIFIPLAFLFKTPKKRKKKASCDVGYGHHI, from the coding sequence ATGTCCACATCAAGTAATAGCAGTGCGGCGCACCTGCCCCGCTCCGCTGCCGGAAACCGTAGCCCGTGGCTAATGGCCATTATTGCCTCTATTGCCACATTTATGGAGCTGCTGGATTCCACCATTGCCAACGTTTCCCTTTATCATATTTCGGCCTCGCTTAGCGTTTCCTATAGCGAATCGCTGTGGGTATTAACCAGCTATATTGTTGCTAACGCATTAGTGCTGCCGATGAGCGGTTGGTTGTCCAGTACCATTGGCCGAAAACGTTACTATATGTTGAGCATTGCCGGATTTACTATTGGCTCTCTGCTTTGCAGCATCGCCACCAGCATTGAGTTTTTAATTCTTGCCCGGGTACTGCAAGGTTTGAGTGGCGGCGGACTGGCGCCGGTTGAACAATCGATGATCACCGACTCATTCCCGATAGAAAAACGCCCTCATGCTTTTGCGCTGTATGGTATTACCATTCTGGTTGCTCCCGCTATCGGACCGTTTGTGGGCGGGTGGTTAACAGAAAATATGTCCTGGCATTGGATCTTTTTAATCAACGTGCCGATTGGGATTGTTTCTCTGATACTCAGCTATTACTTCATCGTAGAGCCACCACTTCTGAAAGAAGAACGTAAGCAGCGCAAACTACAAAAAAGTAATATCGATTACGTCGGTATTTCATTAGTGATTATCGGATTTGGTACCTTACAGCTGTTTCTTGACCGATATGAAATCAATGACGGGTTCTCGTCCAGCTTTATTTGCACGATGGCCGTTACCGCAGCGGTTTCCCTCAGCTTTCTGGTGATATGGGAGTGGTTCCATCCTCAGCCAATTATGGATATCCGATTGCTGCGCCATCGCAACTTTACCATCAGCAGTCTGATTATCTTCTTAATTGGTTTTCTCAGCTACAGCACCACCCAGGTCCTGCCACAAATGACTCAGGAGCTGTTTAGCTACACGGCGGCCATTGCCGGGGTTATGTTGGGCATCGGTGGTCTTCTGGTGATTATTCCTATGGCGATCGTTGGTGTTATCACCAATAAAGTCGCGTATCCACAATGGTTAGTGGCAATTGGCTTGCTGGGCACCGCTATTTCAACCTGGCATATGTCACAAATGACACTAAACGTGGATTTTGCCACCTTCGTTTGGGCACGTTTATTACAGGTTATCTGGTTTCCGGTAATGTTAATTCCGGTTAGCCTGCTGGCCTATGAAGGGTTACCGGCTAATAAAAGTAATGAAGCCGCGGCTTTTGCTGCACTGATGCGTAATATCGGCGGCAGCGTTGGCCTGACGCTAATGGCAAACATGCTCCATAGCCGAACTAATATGCATTACAGTCGCATCAGCGATCGGGTCACCGAAAGTGTCGATTTAAGCGTGTCGCTGGAAAATATAAAAGAGATCGCCTTCGCTCAAGCCCGATTGCTTAGCTACCTGGATATTTTCTACCTGATGGCGGCAGTGTGCCTGATATTTATCCCGCTGGCATTTTTGTTTAAAACACCAAAGAAACGTAAAAAGAAAGCGAGTTGTGATGTGGGGTATGGGCATCATATTTGA
- a CDS encoding recombinase family protein yields MLIGYVRVSTNDQQTNLQRESLNRANCELIFEDKISGTKSERPGLKKLLKTVKEGDTVVVWKLDRLGRSVRHLITLVADLKARGVHFSSITDNIDTSTAAGRFFFHVMSALAEMERELIVERTRAGLAIARSQGRIGGRPRRLSTLQIEQSQRLLNKGHSRRELALIYNVSLATVYKYLPASNIKK; encoded by the coding sequence GTGCTAATTGGATATGTAAGGGTGTCAACAAATGACCAACAGACTAATTTACAGCGAGAATCACTCAATCGTGCAAATTGTGAGCTGATTTTTGAAGATAAAATTAGTGGGACTAAGTCTGAACGACCGGGCTTAAAAAAGTTGTTAAAGACGGTTAAAGAAGGTGATACGGTAGTTGTCTGGAAGTTAGATAGGCTTGGTCGAAGTGTGCGCCATTTGATTACTTTAGTTGCTGATTTAAAAGCTCGTGGAGTACATTTTAGTAGTATTACCGATAATATTGATACCAGCACTGCCGCCGGTCGGTTCTTTTTTCATGTGATGTCAGCATTAGCTGAGATGGAGCGGGAATTGATTGTTGAACGAACTCGGGCTGGGTTGGCGATTGCCCGGTCTCAAGGACGAATTGGAGGGCGCCCAAGGCGATTATCGACTTTACAAATAGAGCAGTCACAGAGATTGCTAAATAAAGGTCACTCTCGTAGAGAGTTGGCATTGATTTATAATGTTAGTCTGGCAACTGTTTATAAATATTTACCAGCATCGAATATAAAGAAGTAA
- a CDS encoding gp53-like domain-containing protein, with the protein MNAWTGIKGSRSWKRFPDGTIIQRGISIAGTAGNPTTIQLPISFSDTNYSVVCSYDNARSGISTIYSFAALPLTASTFALMGSLTSGSIYAYWIAIGE; encoded by the coding sequence ATGAATGCATGGACTGGTATTAAAGGATCGCGGTCATGGAAACGATTCCCAGACGGGACAATTATTCAACGAGGTATTAGCATCGCTGGAACTGCAGGAAACCCAACAACAATTCAGCTTCCCATTTCATTTTCTGATACTAATTATAGTGTGGTTTGTTCATATGATAATGCTCGATCAGGTATATCGACTATCTATTCATTTGCAGCTTTACCGCTAACAGCATCAACTTTTGCATTAATGGGTAGTCTTACCTCTGGCTCTATTTATGCATATTGGATAGCAATTGGTGAGTAA
- a CDS encoding tail fiber assembly protein encodes MGKKNYLASNSWPTDVVLIDNDIFTIYSGEPPLNKLRGIENNQPCWIDSPIQAPKLKAESEKLQRLSEIATTIAPLQDAVELGIATPNETLRYEQWRTYRVLLNRLDISKAPDIEWPDRPAEL; translated from the coding sequence ATCGGTAAAAAAAATTATCTTGCATCTAATTCCTGGCCTACTGATGTAGTATTAATTGATAATGATATTTTTACAATTTACTCGGGTGAACCTCCATTGAATAAATTACGAGGGATAGAAAATAACCAACCGTGTTGGATTGATTCTCCAATTCAGGCCCCTAAATTGAAGGCTGAATCAGAAAAGCTACAGCGTTTGTCTGAAATTGCGACCACAATTGCGCCATTGCAGGACGCAGTTGAACTGGGAATTGCAACACCAAATGAAACGTTGCGTTATGAGCAATGGAGAACTTACCGAGTATTACTTAATAGATTGGATATATCAAAAGCACCAGATATTGAATGGCCAGATAGGCCCGCTGAGCTATAA